The Tripterygium wilfordii isolate XIE 37 chromosome 1, ASM1340144v1, whole genome shotgun sequence sequence GCAGGAATAGGAAGAGTACTACGGGATTCAGATCATTCATTTGCTTCTTCTCATGCAGTGTAGGGGTATATGAATCAAATGAAGCAAAGCTGAGGGCAATCAGCAGAGCATTGGAGTTGAGAATCTCAAACCCTATACTATCTGGGAAGGATCTCATTCTGGAGTCTGACTCTCTCAATgcacttgaagatgatggatACGTGGATCTCAACTACGATTGCGAAAGAAAAAGGCCAAATTATCTGTAGCAGTATGTACACCAGAAACTGCGTTCACAAATAGAAACATGAAGCATGTTCTACACAGGAATATTATCCATGGGATACCCATCAAAGTCGAACTCGTTTTCAGCTTGTCCAATTCCTTCTTGCTGCTGGGGAAACGAAGATATTTCGCCACTAGTTATTAATGAACTTGGAAACATAAAACTTATGCACAAGTGTTTAATAAACAATACATCAAAATTACAGAGAAAGAAACCAACCTGCTTGAGCAATGCACTCATGAGATCCTCCTGACCAAAGTGCTCAGGGAAAAAGCTAGTCTGACAGTTAGAATCAGGAACTCTTtctgttttaacttttattgAATTTTCGACAGGAAGGGTATCGAGATGGTGACTGAGATTTTGTACGCTGCCAAGCCCATTTCCTTCAACCATAGAGAACATTTCCTTCCCCACAGAAGATACATTCATGAACTGTCCGGTCCTTTGCCCATATGAAGTTCCTTGACTAGCTAAAACTGAAGGCATATCAAAGTTGCCTTGCAGAGAGTTTGAAGGCTGAGAAGCGTCAAATGTCACACCTACATTCTGCAACTCCCAATCATGGGATTGATACTGACGAAAATCACTAAAAATATCATAACTTGGAATGAATCCTGGCAATCCTTTTATGTTTGAGCTAACCTCTTCTTGAAACTCCCCCTTGGACGCAAGACTATATATAGCAGGGTTTCCTCCAAGAGAGAAACTATTTCCTGGCAATTGCACTGTCTGGTTCAATTGCAAATTCATCTTTGAAGATGTTTGCGGAACTGCAACATTGTACCCAGCTCCTCTTCCCTCTTCACTGATTCCATTTCTGACTAGGACTCCACCAGCAATCCCATTTGATATAGTATGCTGCCCGATGGATGATGGTAGCCGGGGGACATTAGCACCTGTAGTTTCATTTACTATCAGCCCTCGCGATTGTGGTTGAGCCATCTGCATCAAGTAAGAGTTACTTGGGCTGCTCTGACCCCCATGGTCATTGACTTGCAAATTGATGCCCCCGAGAGGTTGGGCAGTACGTTGCAAGTTTGAAAGCTGCTTTGGCAATGGCTCCATAGTTGCTGGAATTCTGTGAACTAAGTTCATTTGCTTATTACTGCTCATATGTTGTTGTTTACCCCCACCAAATCTCAACTCTTGATTTTCAAAGCTAAAAAGGTTCCTTTGATCACCAAAGGACATGGGTAAGTCAGGTTTGGCAGATGACCTACCAAGTCCAGCAGCTTTGAGAGTGGCAAGACTCTGGGTTGATAGTTGACCAGCAGCAGCAAGAGTCTGAAAATCAATGCCCCCGTCAAGTGGAGACAACCCAAAAGTTGCTTCCGAGGGATTGATAAAAGAGTTGCTCATATTGCCTTGGTACTGCACCCCACTTAGCCTCCGCAGATATAACCTATATTTCTGTTTCAGAAAGTTCATTGGTGAGAATTGCTAACAAAACAAGCCACGAGATCAAAAGGTAAACGATGGCAATGTGCATCttgtttttttccaattatttgaagagagagagagaaaaaaacaaaagaatgctagcagtttgaaacaagttttCGTGTTTTTGCATTATGCTTCAATTTTCTATGTCATGCAACATTTTACCAACCTGGAGATGGCTAGCGACATTCTCTCTGGTGATCCCAGGAACATTCATCAGATCCAGAATTCTCTTAGGAACAGCCTCTGCACCACACATCAAATTTAGAAGCATAAGGGGAGGGACCGATGGAAATATTAAACCCAAGGTCGAGGCAAAGCTAGCTTTTGAGAGACACCCATAAAGCAGTACATATGGGTTGAAATAGCAATCTTTTCAGGGAAAATATTAAACTATTATACAAAACCCACTTGCTTGATGAAAAATACCAGCTAGAATTGAAGTATGTTGCCAAGTGATCAAAGTGATCAAAGACAGATACACAATCATTAATTAAACCAGCTCTCAAGCCAATAAACGCGTATCAAGTAGGTTAAAGATATTAGTAAGATGTCCGTACTCTCAATGCCTAGTTGATTAACAGCTGCCACAAACTGTTGATGAAGCTCAACTGACCAAATGACCCGAGGTTTCTTCGATGTGGATGTATCGTCCTTCTCCTccccatcatcttcttcatcctttctctttttcaagtttctaaAACTGCCTCCGTTTGCAGAGGATGAGTAATCTGCATCTTCGGATGGCTTTTGTTGCCGATCTCCATCTTCAGCACTTCCTGAATGCTCCGCTTCCTTCcactcattcttcttcttccgaaCCACATGTTGCCATATGTTCCTTAGTGCCTCAATTCGAACTGGTTTGATCAGGTAGTCACAGGCACCATGAGTCACACCTTTCATTACAACGCTTTTCCCATCATCCGCGGACATCACTGTACAATAGCACATCAAATAAGATACTCTAAACTTGCGAAGTAACTGGACATCAAGACAGCAAAATTATTTCAAGTGACAGAAATAGTGAACTTACTGATAACAGGCAGATCCATCTCCAGCCCAATGTACTCCAGGAGTTTGAAACCGTCCATGTCCGGCATGTGGACATCGCTTAGAACAATATCAAACCGATTTTTGTTTTCTCGAAGCAGAGACAATGCGATTTCTGCTCGATTGCATTTCGTACctgaaaaagaaaacccaacaTAAACTACATGAAGAAGCATTCATCAAATAACATGAGCGCAAATCTTCAAATCTGTATAAACACACACCAATTGCTAAAGGAAACATGATACTCCCAAGGAGGAACAAGTCAAATTCAACCCGATCCAACACTTGGCTAAAGACTCAACTATAATTTATGAGTCAAGAACTTGAGCTAAAATTCTTGTATGATCAAAACATAATTGAAACCCAAGCATTACAGATTGACACAAGATACCCAAATCTGAAACTATAATTTATGAGTCAAGAACTTGAGCTAAAATTCTTATATGATCAAAACATAATTGAAATCCAAACATTACAGATTGACACAGGATGCCCAAATCTGAAGATTAATTCTTATATGATCCAAACATACTGGAAATCCAAACATTACTGATTGACAAAAGATACCCAAATGTGAATagtaatcttctccaataccgCATATAGATAACACAAATCTTACACAAACTCAATAAATCTAAGTGTTAACAATTCACCAAACACTAGAAGGGAAAGCCAAATCATCTCTTGGAGACAAAAATAAGAGGAAATGAAATCAGAAGAAAGAATTGAAGTTAATTTCCAATAAAGAATACTTTCATAAAGGCAAGTCCTAAGCATCTTCTCCAGGATCATGAGACAAGTGGGGTCGTCGTCAACCACCAGAACACGCAAACCCACCGGAAACTGATCCGAGACATCTCCGGACTTCCAAGAAGCAGTGGAGCTCGCAGTTGACATAGATCCTTTGCCGTTGCTCAGATTCATAGCTCAAGAACACTATGATCTAAGACTAAGACTTACACCACAAAAAAATCAGTGAATTACATGCGTTGAACTAGTACTTGGCATCCAAGGGATACCCAGTTGAGATACGGAAGaatttgaaagaaaagaagacagATTTTGGATTATTAGAGAAGATGATTGTGTGTATTTTATATGAGATTCAAAGTTGAAAGGAACAATTATTCAAAAGTGGGTAGTGCTTGAAGAGTGGATCCAGCTCACATATGAAGTTAACGAACTCCACCGCAGCAGCTGCATCAATAGTTTaacgttatttttttttttacaaaaataaatatctGTTACTGTAATCATAATCAACAACATTTACTTactgcaaatgagccattggttgagtggtaatgactttgcatgtccctgactgaggtcatgggttctagtctcacctcctccgaatatttacaaggaggtgtgtgggcttcgtctgcccctacgtgggcttgatagtttgcccctgcgtgggcttgatttgtgcctcctgcgttttgtgcctcctgcgtagggcctgttgacacctgtactttcataggtttgatctggtggtgtgtcgtatgttgtgtttgtacttgtactcaaaaaaaaaaaaacatttacttACTTTCCTCaggtttgaatttttcttttctcaaaataaaaaagtttcaatttttcaaaTCATAGAGTTTGAGCTAAACCTAATAATCCACACTTCTTTAAAACAACTTCAAACTATACCCATTTTATGTTTCTCAATAATTTTTCCTAATTGAATACTTAGCCCCAAAACAGGCATTGATGTGCTCAATTGGCATGATTAATGAAAGCTAATTATGTTTCTTTGATGGCAACTTGGGTTTCATAAGATGGTATGTTTGAAGCAATTGTTGTACATGTTTGTAATTTTATGTCCAAACACATTTAAGATATTGTTCGTTATAGGTCAAGGGTCCGTGcagatttgttcttcatgaaccATTATCATTGATACTTAAACCCATCAAACACATCTCTAATGTAAGAGGAGCTAAACTCGCTTTCTTGTATTACTATTACGTCATTTCGGTGTGTTTGGTGAGGCGGTACACAGAGCTGTACCTCACCAAACACCTGATTTTTGAGGGTGGTACCGCCCACCAAAAGGTGTGGTACCGCCCTCCAAGAAAAAGCTCCAAAATGGAGCTTTTTCTTGGGCGGTTTGGGTTTGGCGTGGGTCCCATGCCAAAAAGGCATGGGTCCCACGCCTAAAAGTGActgatttgttttttttaaaatttttttgcatGTGGGTCCCATAACTTTGTattaaatattgataaattaataattacatttgtacattaataattacatttatacattaatataataattatgcttattaaatggctatttaaatattaaattaaaataattataatttttacatcataaattatatttataaattaataattatgcttattaaatggctatttaaatattaaattgaaagaaatataatttttacatcataaattatatttataaattaataattatgcttattaaatggctatttaaatattaaattgaaataaatataatttttacatcataaattatacttataaattaataataatataaacaaaatatattttacacaatttaaccgctaacaacagttaacagctttaccaaacacctcaaaGCTTATTTtatagctttaagctcagctttttattcacagcttaacagttagcgttgaaaatcaatacaaccgctctaccaaacacacacaaagtTACTTTGCAGTTGGGATCCTATAGCGGAAACTGCTGGCAATTCCCCATCTCATCGtccaatcaattttttgaatttaaaaaaCGACGCAGTTCCCATATGCTAAAACATATCGACGATGAGACACAAAATTGTAGGAGTTAATTGAAGTTTTCACTGCAGGCACGTTGAACTGCTTTGAGACACCTTCATTGGCTAAACAGTCTAATTTGTGAAGTTAATTCTTTTGtcgtatttaaaaaaaaaaaaacaaaaattccacTAGTGGAATGGGTTTTAGGTGATCGAACCCCATGCCACGTGGCAAATCATGGAAGTTTGAAAATTTCAATTAGTGGACCAATAAGCAAGTAGGTGTTGGGCTGGGCCCCTACCAGCCCGTCTCGGCCCCTCAAAAACTCTCATCGGTTGACTTGAAATAGTAGTTGGGGGCCCACTAGTAGTAGTGTACGTGCACCTTTGATCACATCCCTTGTCATGGATCACCACAAAAAAGC is a genomic window containing:
- the LOC120002911 gene encoding two-component response regulator ARR2-like isoform X2; translation: MNLSNGKGSMSTASSTASWKSGDVSDQFPVGLRVLVVDDDPTCLMILEKMLRTCLYESTKCNRAEIALSLLRENKNRFDIVLSDVHMPDMDGFKLLEYIGLEMDLPVIMMSADDGKSVVMKGVTHGACDYLIKPVRIEALRNIWQHVVRKKKNEWKEAEHSGSAEDGDRQQKPSEDADYSSSANGGSFRNLKKRKDEEDDGEEKDDTSTSKKPRVIWSVELHQQFVAAVNQLGIEKAVPKRILDLMNVPGITRENVASHLQKYRLYLRRLSGVQYQGNMSNSFINPSEATFGLSPLDGGIDFQTLAAAGQLSTQSLATLKAAGLGRSSAKPDLPMSFGDQRNLFSFENQELRFGGGKQQHMSSNKQMNLVHRIPATMEPLPKQLSNLQRTAQPLGGINLQVNDHGGQSSPSNSYLMQMAQPQSRGLIVNETTGANVPRLPSSIGQHTISNGIAGGVLVRNGISEEGRGAGYNVAVPQTSSKMNLQLNQTVQLPGNSFSLGGNPAIYSLASKGEFQEEVSSNIKGLPGFIPSYDIFSDFRQYQSHDWELQNVGVTFDASQPSNSLQGNFDMPSVLASQGTSYGQRTGQFMNVSSVGKEMFSMVEGNGLGSVQNLSHHLDTLPVENSIKVKTERVPDSNCQTSFFPEHFGQEDLMSALLKQQEGIGQAENEFDFDGYPMDNIPV
- the LOC120002911 gene encoding two-component response regulator ARR2-like isoform X3 encodes the protein MPDMDGFKLLEYIGLEMDLPVIMMSADDGKSVVMKGVTHGACDYLIKPVRIEALRNIWQHVVRKKKNEWKEAEHSGSAEDGDRQQKPSEDADYSSSANGGSFRNLKKRKDEEDDGEEKDDTSTSKKPRVIWSVELHQQFVAAVNQLGIEKAVPKRILDLMNVPGITRENVASHLQKYRLYLRRLSGVQYQGNMSNSFINPSEATFGLSPLDGGIDFQTLAAAGQLSTQSLATLKAAGLGRSSAKPDLPMSFGDQRNLFSFENQELRFGGGKQQHMSSNKQMNLVHRIPATMEPLPKQLSNLQRTAQPLGGINLQVNDHGGQSSPSNSYLMQMAQPQSRGLIVNETTGANVPRLPSSIGQHTISNGIAGGVLVRNGISEEGRGAGYNVAVPQTSSKMNLQLNQTVQLPGNSFSLGGNPAIYSLASKGEFQEEVSSNIKGLPGFIPSYDIFSDFRQYQSHDWELQNVGVTFDASQPSNSLQGNFDMPSVLASQGTSYGQRTGQFMNVSSVGKEMFSMVEGNGLGSVQNLSHHLDTLPVENSIKVKTERVPDSNCQTSFFPEHFGQEDLMSALLKQQQEGIGQAENEFDFDGYPMDNIPV
- the LOC120002911 gene encoding two-component response regulator ARR2-like isoform X1, with the translated sequence MNLSNGKGSMSTASSTASWKSGDVSDQFPVGLRVLVVDDDPTCLMILEKMLRTCLYESTKCNRAEIALSLLRENKNRFDIVLSDVHMPDMDGFKLLEYIGLEMDLPVIMMSADDGKSVVMKGVTHGACDYLIKPVRIEALRNIWQHVVRKKKNEWKEAEHSGSAEDGDRQQKPSEDADYSSSANGGSFRNLKKRKDEEDDGEEKDDTSTSKKPRVIWSVELHQQFVAAVNQLGIEKAVPKRILDLMNVPGITRENVASHLQKYRLYLRRLSGVQYQGNMSNSFINPSEATFGLSPLDGGIDFQTLAAAGQLSTQSLATLKAAGLGRSSAKPDLPMSFGDQRNLFSFENQELRFGGGKQQHMSSNKQMNLVHRIPATMEPLPKQLSNLQRTAQPLGGINLQVNDHGGQSSPSNSYLMQMAQPQSRGLIVNETTGANVPRLPSSIGQHTISNGIAGGVLVRNGISEEGRGAGYNVAVPQTSSKMNLQLNQTVQLPGNSFSLGGNPAIYSLASKGEFQEEVSSNIKGLPGFIPSYDIFSDFRQYQSHDWELQNVGVTFDASQPSNSLQGNFDMPSVLASQGTSYGQRTGQFMNVSSVGKEMFSMVEGNGLGSVQNLSHHLDTLPVENSIKVKTERVPDSNCQTSFFPEHFGQEDLMSALLKQQQEGIGQAENEFDFDGYPMDNIPV